The DNA segment AGCATTGGAATTCCCGGCATATACAAAaacttatatataatattatatatgatataaatacatataagaTTAAACTATTCTTTGACTGTGAgctacaaatgcaaattagtACCAATTTACAGTTAGCAGCCAACGGATgtgttttttaaatcaattaaagaaatatgCAGAAATTTCTGAAGTTGTTGAcgttttttttaatcattGCGCCAAGATGTACAGGGAGCATACAATTAAATGAAGACACTgagaaaaaaattgaagaaaatgagaaaaaaataagACAATTGGAAGCTCAAAATCTCGAGAACGAAAAATATCTTAACTTTGAGGAAGCAATAAATTCTACAAGAGATTATATTTCATCTTTGGAGAATCAATTAAATCAGTGTCGAGAGCAGAGCAAAAATCACACAGATATTCTccagttgaaaataaataataacgaaatcaaattaaaggTTAAAGATGAGATTATTGCTAagcaaaaaactgaaatagaaCAAAATGTATTACTCTTGAAGATTCAAGAAAATgatatcaacaaaaataatcaacaactAGAAGATTTCAAAGATCTAATAGAAAGCTTGAAATCAATTATAAAACCTTGTGAAAATGTAATATCATTGCTGGAGTCGGGAAACAATAAGAGTAAGCTTttgttaaatacaatataattgcaataattaattCTAATCCACAAATTAGTTAATaagcaaaattcaaaacaaaactcaacgTGCTTGAATTCTTTGAACGAACTACAGCAGGAAAATACAAAGTTAAATTCACAGCTTCAAAACATTTCAATGGAAATATCATATCTAGAAAATCAGATCAGTAAGTTCATTAATAGGAGTTTAGTTAAACCATCAGAAAATAACATCACATTTCTTTCAGATcgttgcaaattaaataacactAAGTTTGCCAAATATAATCATGATTACCAAATATTATTAGGTAAGAATAATTATATCAACcattcataaaatttattaaatttattgtttccAGCCCAATGCCAAAGGAGTAAAGCAGATATTCAAAAAGAGATtcagaataaaaaaataatccaAAATGAGCTAAGTATGgcgatttaataaataattatgttgAATTCTATATCATCTTTTTACACGCAGATGATTGTAAAAATTACAGTTCACACATTGAAAATCAGCTAAGAGTCACTCAACTGAATTTGACAGATTTACAAGAGGAGTTGACGAAGATTCAAAAGAAGCCCGTAACAATTCTACCAAAGTCTTGTTTAAATTTGAGTCCTGGTATTCAAGAGATACAACttccaaataataaaagttgtaATGTTCTTTGTGATGATAATGGTTGGATGATCATTCAACGTCGAATTAATGGAGATCAAGATTTTGATAAAAACTGGCAAGAATACGTGAATGGATTTGGATACTTGGATGGAGATTTTTGGTTTGGATTGGAAAACCTGCATCTGTTGACAAGTTCAGATCGTCACCAGCTAAACATTATAATGACAATATATGGGCTTACAAGTTTTGTTGAATATGACGACTTTCGTGTAGGCAATTTAGAGTCTCTATACGAATTGGAGTCATTAGGAACATTTATAAAGGGAAGCAAGAAACATCCATTTAACAGAAATTCGTTAacaccaaaagaaaaaacgaaattttcaacatatgataaaaaaaataatccaAATACTTATAAAAATTGCGCTGAAAATGGCATGGGTGGCTGGtggtatttgtattgttttggCAGGTGAGTTGTTTatgattaataattaatttcaataacattCCGATTATTACAGCAACCTAAACGCGCCTTACAATGATGAAATGGTCTGGTCTTATAATAGAGTAACTTCCGCAACTATGAAAATTCGCCCATACTCTAATGAGTATTAAAAGTCTCTATTCTctttaatacttatttaatgctttatagcaatttttattttcttttgctaaTATTGTAGAGTataatttttactttatatgcttatatattaaatagtgtgctttgtttatataatatttttgactAGATCAATAAAACGTTCTCAATCTGTTCAAGTTCGATGAAGATTTATATAGATATTTGGTTAAAggatatttattaataatggaCTGTCGTATATCATACTAAGTAATCTAATATCGAAAACGAACTATAGCTATTTGTTTAAAGTTACAACAGCTTAAAAACTTATTGCAGAGTAATTTTAGTGCAATTTGCGCTTCTGTTGCCAATACATTGCTTTGATCTCTTCTTGCCATTCTATATATCTAAAAGTATAATCGTTTGACTTTACATGCCACTATATAAAAcagatttttatacccacaGGGTAAAAGgctattataactttgtgccggagCGAATTAtatgtaacagacagaaggaggcatccgactctataaagtttatatattcttgatcagtgtcaacagcgTAGGCGATAAAGAAAGTACTTCTCATTCTTGAACGGAGATAAAGttgtttttaaacattttggcagtttttatacccgctacccatagggtagaagggtattataattttgtgccggcaggaaatgtatgtaacacgtaaaaggaggcatctccgaccctataaagtatatatattcttgatcagcgtcaacagccgagacgatatagccatgtgcgtctgtccgtccgtccgtatgaaacactgggtctcagagactataagagataaagctataatttGACTTCATCTCGACTGTGAACTGAGAACATAATTTAGTACACGTTTGTCACAAGTGATGAATCTTGCTTTCTGTGTATATGCtgctctatatacatatgtataacttACTTATaatgcaacaaatatttttgagtatACTCACAGAGCACTGATTATACAAAATTGCTGATAACCTacatatttctgtattttaatACGCTTATTTAAACTTCGGCTTTGCCCAACTGCTAGCAGTAGATATTATACAGTAAGTTGTGACGCCAAGAAGTAAACGGATGTGTTTTAAAACATCAACAATTGTGACAAATAaacatgcaaaaatatatcaaattattaacTGTTTTTTTAATCGTTGCACCAAGTCTTACTGTGAGCATACAACTAAATAAAGACAttcagaaaaaaattgaagaaaatgaGGAAAGAATTAGACAATTGGAAGCTCAAAATCAAGAGAACGAAAAATACCTAAACTTTGAGGACGCAATAAAATCTACAAAAGAATACATTTCAACTTTGAAGAAGCGATTAAATCAATGTCGCAAAAGAAGACAGTGTAAGGCCGATAATGAGAttattgtcagccaaaaagCTCAGATTGCAGATAAAACCAATCTcttagaaatacaaaaaaatgaaactaataAAGCTTATCAGCAACTAGAAGATTATAAAGAGCAAATACGGAGGAAAGATCTTGAAATAAAGCAATTGCAAAAGACAATAATAAACCTCGAATTTCGAACTCAGAACAACTTCAAAAGTCTTCCAAGCTCGTGTTTAAACCTTACTGCAGGTGTTAAACAGATACAACTTACAAATGGAATATCATTTAATGCGGAATGCGATGGCAATGGTTGGATGAAAATTCAGCAACGATATGATGGAAGTGAAAACTTTGTTAGAAACTGGCCAGATTACGTGAATGGATTTGGAAACTTGGGAGGAGAATTTTGGATTGGATTGGAAATATTGCATTTGGTTACGAATTTAGCTCGCcatcaattattaatttcgaTAAGAAATACAAACGAGTCATTTGTGGCAGAATACGATAACTT comes from the Drosophila sulfurigaster albostrigata strain 15112-1811.04 chromosome 2L, ASM2355843v2, whole genome shotgun sequence genome and includes:
- the LOC133850327 gene encoding ficolin-1-like, with the translated sequence MIIQRRINGDQDFDKNWQEYVNGFGYLDGDFWFGLENLHLLTSSDRHQLNIIMTIYGLTSFVEYDDFRVGNLESLYELESLGTFIKGSKKHPFNRNSLTPKEKTKFSTYDKKNNPNTYKNCAENGMGGWWYLYCFGSNLNAPYNDEMVWSYNRVTSATMKIRPYSNEY